The Chloroflexota bacterium genome window below encodes:
- a CDS encoding YetF domain-containing protein, translating to MPDWIFAGWEPAVRTVVVGVASYAALITVVRLSGKRTLSKLNAFDLVVTVALGSTVATILLSKEVALLEGLVALGLLVGLQFGMAYLSVRLPFVSQRVKSEPTLIVRNGEMLRGAMRRERVGYAEVEQAARINGRTSMDEIGAMILETDGSFSVVPAVPEGHRSSTTPTGQINDSALIGGSSEFPRQGADDVAPTKSSGRRRTALPTD from the coding sequence ATGCCAGATTGGATCTTCGCCGGTTGGGAGCCCGCCGTCCGCACGGTTGTGGTCGGAGTCGCCAGTTATGCGGCGCTGATCACGGTCGTTCGCCTTTCCGGCAAGCGAACGCTCTCGAAGCTCAATGCCTTTGACCTCGTCGTGACCGTGGCGCTCGGGTCGACAGTCGCGACCATTCTCCTCTCAAAAGAAGTTGCGCTCCTCGAAGGGCTGGTTGCCCTAGGTCTGCTGGTCGGGCTCCAGTTCGGTATGGCGTACCTGAGCGTCCGTCTGCCGTTCGTGTCGCAACGGGTCAAGTCTGAGCCGACGCTCATCGTCCGGAACGGCGAGATGCTTCGTGGCGCCATGCGTCGCGAGCGGGTGGGATATGCCGAGGTCGAGCAGGCTGCGCGGATCAATGGAAGGACCAGCATGGACGAGATTGGAGCGATGATTCTCGAAACCGATGGCTCGTTCAGTGTCGTGCCGGCGGTGCCGGAGGGACACCGGTCATCGACGACTCCGACCGGTCAAATAAATGATTCCGCCCTCATCGGCGGCTCTAGTGAGTTCCCTCGCCAGGGTGCGGACGATGTCGCCCCGACGAAAAGCTCGGGGCGGAGGAGGACGGCGCTGCCGACGGACTGA
- a CDS encoding potassium channel family protein — protein MSSPPRAVITRYRFVARIEQMLEGPGTFLAVVFAVALAAELVLNAQGATVPAALGWLLLAIWGFFIVQFVLGIVVSPDRLRYLRRNWLTALSLLVPFLRAFRVLRVVGALRATNAVRAIGGFNRAARTLDSALAWTRAGYAAALTATAVLLGSAALLMFEVDAPGSQITDYGEALWWAGATITTVGAASEPVTLGGRLVALALMLAGLVLLGYVAGVLAAVLFGRRDNQARRGVRR, from the coding sequence GTGAGCAGCCCTCCCCGGGCGGTGATCACCCGATATCGATTCGTTGCGCGAATCGAGCAGATGCTCGAGGGCCCGGGCACTTTCCTGGCGGTTGTCTTCGCGGTAGCCTTGGCGGCCGAGCTCGTGCTGAACGCGCAGGGAGCCACGGTGCCGGCCGCGCTCGGGTGGCTCCTTCTGGCGATCTGGGGCTTCTTCATCGTCCAGTTCGTCTTGGGGATCGTCGTCAGCCCCGACCGACTCCGATATCTCCGCCGCAACTGGCTCACGGCGCTGTCACTGCTCGTACCATTCCTCCGCGCCTTTCGCGTCCTTCGGGTCGTCGGCGCGCTGCGCGCGACGAATGCGGTGCGTGCCATCGGAGGCTTCAACCGCGCCGCGCGCACCCTGGACTCGGCACTCGCGTGGACGAGGGCCGGATATGCAGCGGCCCTGACCGCAACGGCGGTGCTCCTCGGCTCGGCGGCGCTGCTCATGTTCGAGGTCGATGCCCCGGGGTCCCAGATCACCGACTATGGCGAGGCGCTGTGGTGGGCCGGAGCAACGATCACCACTGTGGGGGCGGCCAGCGAACCCGTCACGCTCGGAGGACGGCTCGTCGCCCTGGCGCTCATGCTCGCCGGGCTCGTGCTCCTCGGCTACGTTGCCGGCGTGCTGGCCGCCGTCCTCTTCGGACGACGCGATAACCAGGCGAGACGAGGGGTGCGGCGCTAG